Proteins encoded together in one Thermomonospora curvata DSM 43183 window:
- a CDS encoding PP2C family protein-serine/threonine phosphatase: MLQRLVHLLPPRVRAFLRRIPVLVRLYQWLRRGGLTRDRYIFAALALVAVCLGLSATWSEAWAPAGGLVLTVLAGGLLLKVRSLGVLLGVVAVMLGYDMWRLGMATVGPGMVATLVITAVLALSLARTRQQLGVQGLRGEYMLLELRDRLRKQGEMPPLPAGWGAQVVLLQAGGSSFGGDFVVSACDGKTLEVALVDVSGKGVDAGTRALMLSGAFGGLLGSVQPDRFLSSCNDYLHRQHWDEGFVTAVHLVLDLTTGEYAVESAGHPPTAQFDSTVGTWQVSSARGMVLGVVPELRCEAERGTLRSGDALLLYTDGLVEAPGQDLDTGIGRLLTEAERLVPQGFGEGAKELVETMAATRDDDCALVLIWRR, encoded by the coding sequence ATGTTGCAACGTCTGGTCCACCTGCTGCCGCCGAGGGTGCGCGCGTTCCTGCGCCGCATCCCCGTGCTGGTGCGGCTGTACCAGTGGCTCAGGCGTGGCGGGCTGACCCGCGATCGTTACATATTCGCCGCACTGGCCCTGGTGGCGGTCTGCCTGGGCCTGAGCGCCACCTGGTCGGAGGCGTGGGCGCCGGCCGGCGGGCTGGTGCTGACCGTGCTGGCCGGCGGGCTGCTGCTGAAGGTGCGCAGCCTGGGAGTGCTGCTGGGCGTGGTCGCCGTGATGCTCGGCTACGACATGTGGCGGCTGGGCATGGCCACGGTCGGGCCGGGCATGGTCGCCACCTTGGTCATCACGGCGGTGCTGGCCCTCAGCCTGGCCCGCACCCGCCAGCAGCTGGGCGTCCAGGGGCTGCGCGGCGAGTACATGCTGCTGGAGCTGCGCGACCGGCTGCGCAAGCAGGGGGAGATGCCGCCGCTGCCGGCCGGCTGGGGCGCGCAGGTGGTGCTGCTGCAGGCCGGCGGGTCCTCCTTCGGCGGCGACTTCGTGGTCTCCGCCTGCGACGGCAAGACGTTGGAGGTCGCGCTGGTGGACGTCTCCGGCAAGGGCGTGGACGCCGGGACGCGGGCGCTGATGCTGTCGGGGGCCTTCGGCGGGCTCCTTGGATCGGTCCAGCCGGACCGTTTCCTGTCCTCCTGCAACGACTACCTGCACCGCCAGCACTGGGACGAGGGCTTCGTGACCGCGGTGCACCTGGTGCTGGACCTGACGACCGGCGAGTACGCGGTGGAGTCCGCCGGGCATCCGCCGACCGCCCAGTTCGACTCCACCGTGGGCACCTGGCAGGTCAGCTCGGCCCGCGGCATGGTGCTGGGAGTGGTCCCCGAGCTGCGCTGTGAGGCCGAGCGGGGGACGCTGCGCTCGGGGGACGCGCTGCTGCTGTACACCGACGGCCTGGTCGAGGCGCCCGGCCAGGACCTGGACACCGGGATCGGCCGGCTGCTGACCGAGGCCGAGCGGCTGGTGCCGCAGGGCTTCGGCGAGGGCGCCAAGGAGCTGGTGGAGACCATGGCCGCCACCCGCGACGACGACTGCGCCCTGGTGCTCATCTGGCGCCGCTGA